The genomic stretch GCCTAAACCAACCGGATCGCCACGTGCGGAAATTTACGACAAAACGGCTGACGGAGAAAAGCAGATCGCCAATGCGCTGGCGAAAGCCAGAAGAAACCATCAACGCGTGCTTCTTCAGTTCGGCGCGAACTGGTGCGGCTGGTGCCACAAGCTGCATGACCTGTGCAAGTCCGACAAGGAAATCGCCCGCGAATTGAGGGACGAGTTTCTCGTGGTTCTGATTGATGTCGATAAGGTCGACGGCAAGCCGCATAACGCCGCGGTGGTGGAGAAGTATGGTAATCCGACAAAGCATGGGCTGCCGGTCATGGTCGTTCTCGATGCAGATGGCAAGCAACTGACCACTCAGGAGACCGGCTCGCTCGAAGAGGGCGACCATCACGATCCGGCCAAGGTGCTGGCATTTCTGAAGAAGTGGCGCGCACCGGCGCCTTCAGCCGATGATCTCCTAAAATCCGCGCTGGCCCGCGCCGAGAAAGAGAAGAAGGCCGTCTTCGTACAATTCTCGGCACCCTGGTGCGTATGGTGCCATCGGCTTGACGATTATCTGCTGCGGCCCGAGATCGCCGAAGTTTTTGATCGTGCGTTTGTCACGGTGAAGGTCGACGTCGATCGTTTCAGGGGCGGCAAGGAGTTCAATGCGAAGCATGGCGGGGAAAATCAGGGACTGCCGTACTTCGTGATACTCGATTCAGAAGGCAAGAAAATCGGCGACAGCGTTGCCGCGCCGGAGAGCAACATCGGTTTTCCGGCGTCGCCGTCGGAGATCGCGCATTTTGTCAAAGTCGTCCGCAAGACAGCGCCGGGTCTCAGCGAGAAAGACCTTTCCGTGCTCGAGGCCGGATTAAGCAAGAAGCCTTGATTTCCACCGATTCCCACTGGACGGCGTGAGAGGCCTCGAAGGAACCCGATTCAGAGGGGAGTGCGAATTCAATTCGCGCGGATGGCTTTCCGCATTTCCCGGTTGGATGGGATGTCCGCATCGGAGAGCTTCCAGCACCTTCAGATTATTGGAGCGCCATGTTGAATCTCCGTCACATCCGCACCGTTTGGGCCGGCCTGATGGGCTTTGCACTTGCCACTTCGGCCGTGATCGCTGAGGGACCGAAGCTACCCAAGAAGTTGCGGGAGAACATTGATCAGCGAATCGCCGCGAAATCGGCCCCCGCATTCGTCGTCGGTCTCGTCGGCCCGGATGGAGTGACGTGGCTTTGTCGCGGCACCTACTCGTTCGATGATTCGACCAAGGTGACCCCGAAGACAGTCTTTGAAATCGGATCCATTACAAAGGCCTTTACCGGCATACTTTTGGCTGATTCGGCCCGCCGGGGCACAGTGAAGCTTGACGATCCAATTGACAAATTTCTGCCCGAATCCGTCGCCGCGCCGAACTTTGATGGGCGGCAAATCACGTTGCTGGACCTTGCGCAGCACCGCTCCGGCCTGCCTCGGCTGCCGACGAACTTCGACATGACGGCAGATCCCAGGAATCCATATGCCCACTACTCCGTGGACAGGCTTTACGAATTCCTGAACGGCTACAAACTAACGCGCAGCCCTGGCGCAAATTATGAATATTCCAATCTCGGCGCGGGGCTCCTGGGTCACATCCTCGGACTGGCAAACAAGAAAGCCTATGAAGACCTTGTGGAGGAGCGCATCTGCAGGCCCTTGGGCATGATCGACACGGTGTTTACGCTCACTGACGATCAGCGGAAGCGGCTCGCGCCCGGTCACGACGGCCCCGCTCGCACATCGAACTGGGACAGCTTCGAGGCGATGTCCGCCGCCGGGGCTCTGCTCTCGACCGGCGCGGATATGATCACGTTTGTCGAGGCGAATCTGGGCTTTCGCGAATCGAAGCTGGCCGCGACGCTGGCTGATTCGATTGAACCCCGGGCTGACACCCAGACGCCGAACGTTCGGATCGGACTGGGCTGGCATATCAGCAACGACAAGGGCACCG from Phycisphaerae bacterium encodes the following:
- a CDS encoding thioredoxin family protein, whose product is MQTTRSGLKIFSLFVLLAGHTHAALAAEDVPKPTGSPRAEIYDKTADGEKQIANALAKARRNHQRVLLQFGANWCGWCHKLHDLCKSDKEIARELRDEFLVVLIDVDKVDGKPHNAAVVEKYGNPTKHGLPVMVVLDADGKQLTTQETGSLEEGDHHDPAKVLAFLKKWRAPAPSADDLLKSALARAEKEKKAVFVQFSAPWCVWCHRLDDYLLRPEIAEVFDRAFVTVKVDVDRFRGGKEFNAKHGGENQGLPYFVILDSEGKKIGDSVAAPESNIGFPASPSEIAHFVKVVRKTAPGLSEKDLSVLEAGLSKKP
- a CDS encoding serine hydrolase, encoding MLNLRHIRTVWAGLMGFALATSAVIAEGPKLPKKLRENIDQRIAAKSAPAFVVGLVGPDGVTWLCRGTYSFDDSTKVTPKTVFEIGSITKAFTGILLADSARRGTVKLDDPIDKFLPESVAAPNFDGRQITLLDLAQHRSGLPRLPTNFDMTADPRNPYAHYSVDRLYEFLNGYKLTRSPGANYEYSNLGAGLLGHILGLANKKAYEDLVEERICRPLGMIDTVFTLTDDQRKRLAPGHDGPARTSNWDSFEAMSAAGALLSTGADMITFVEANLGFRESKLAATLADSIEPRADTQTPNVRIGLGWHISNDKGTEIIWHNGGTGGYRAFCGFAPSKKLGVVVLTNSSESADDIGFHLLEKKYRLKRPEKTASVSEEVLNRYVGYYELAPGMIIQITLSGGTLYAQLTGQDAAPVYPRSETEFAYRIVQARLTFQRNDDGTIESVTLHQNGRNMPAKRLPDDYQPPAPRQSIELPVEVLKRYEGRYQLTPGMIFDVKLEGKQLTVMLTGQPRFPLFAASETEFFLKVVDAQITFNVDESDRATSLTLHQSGMDQIATRITE